From the genome of Dermochelys coriacea isolate rDerCor1 chromosome 1, rDerCor1.pri.v4, whole genome shotgun sequence:
tcagggccagctgggccctgattaggCATggtcccagctgtggctgcttccctaatcagcctagcttggctgcttttaacctctgttctccaggagtggggcagccaccccactacaggaTGTTAtgtgtttttctgttttgggAGGGGAGATtgttgtgacactctgtacctcaggggaacacccgacaaccccatgttcatctttataaaatgattctGTGGTattcaatgcaaagtttgtcatgttgggtgtcttcggaagactcatgatgcactgagcatggttgttatagtgatgttatagtaattgttacagtaatgttatagtaaggttaaAAGTTATaacttcatatatatatatatagttatgaggctgaaaatgtattctCATGGCTTAAAAGCAAGCCCAGGGAAAAACTcttcaagagcagagaggcagttcacacctcatcagggcaggtatgggacaaatccagcccagcctcacaggaacaaaggacattggcctaggcaacaacaaaaggaactgttagactctcgagggagtcactcccattcctttggtcagtttggaactgtgatgaggcaatgctcacctgactctgaaaggggGAGGGCAAAGcttagagggaagaaaggacatgataaaagggagggacatttgccatgctcttcctctctcttctgcctacatctacagacaccacaccaagtgactgaagtgctgatcaaaggggagagcctggctgaagagcaaccagacagcctgtggtgagaagcatctaagtttataagggcattgaaagtgttatgATTagtttagaatgcattttgcttttatttcatttgaccaaatgtgacttgttatgttttgacttataatcacttaaaatctatctttatagataGATAaagtctgtttgtttattctacctgaagcagggCGTTTGGTTTGAAGAATGTCAGAGACTCTCCTtgagataacaagcctggtacataccaatttctttgttaaattgacaaacgcatataagcttgcagcatccagcaggcataactggacactgcaagctggaggttcctaggattgtgtctgggaccggagatattgacTAGTATCATTTGGTTGTACAATccaggagcagcttacatgccagaggctgtgcgtgaacagcccaggagtgggggttttcacagcagagcagggtaaggctggctcccagagtcaaggactgggGTGACCTAGCAGATCGCTGGTTCAGATAGCAGCAGAGGGGAAcatcatgtttgttttgtttgtttgttgtttgtttttcctgttcaATTTGTAGAGACTGGTAGGGGACAGTGTGCTGTGAGAGAGGGAGAGCCCTGTTTAGGGAATGGGACatccctgattagggggcggggcttccctGATGAGGGGTCCTATAAAGGCATCCAAACAGTTAGCCAGCAGCATAAGAGTCAGTAAAcagctgtaaacgggagtttggAAGAGTACGGGGGAGTGTGTGGTGTTCcagttttgttttggtgtttgttGGCGGTTTTGGTTTTGGATTGGTTTTTTGCTTGACAGGAGCTTAGGCGGGAAGAttatgacagacacagaggcagcagtggtagtgacccaagcaatggaagacacaatgaagatgactggatatGGAAGCTGCAGGATGTACATTATCCTGGAGCGTGTACCTGAAAAAAGCTTTGGTGGTATGAAGTGCCACCTGATGGAACTGATGTAAgagaagatctgaggtttggagatgcaggtggaaactatgGTTAAGTTTCTACGgggatttgagcagatgatggagggaaggcaagaggaggctgaagggaaaagctgagACTCGCAGATGAaagctggactgaagaacttggaGGGGAGATTGCTGGGCGAGGAAAGTAGCAAGGGGAAGCATGTGACtacaagaaccaggcagaggaaaagaccaactagtgaaggagaaatagagctcaggaacaggtttgccgagttggagaaagaagaaagggcacagcaggctgtaactgaaggtgggagggcaaggaagaagagaagagtgactaGTCCTATAAGAAGAGGGGAAGAGCCAATGGAGATCTCCTGAGGCTCTGAACTCAGGGTGATACAGAATGACTCACAGAAGTTTTCAAGGGAGAAtaaaagacaagaggacttgcagccagaaagaacacaAGAAAGGCCAGAGAATCGCACCAGCACCAGGAAGAGGCCAGTCTACATGACTGGGGACTCCCTATTAAGAAGGacagacaggcctgtcaccagagctgtTCTGGAGAACAGAAAGGTGTGCTGTCTGGCGAGAATTAAGATACGGGATGTTGTGCTGAGGTTGAAGAAAAACCTAATGGGAGCAAGGAAGAATCCACTGATTCCCCCTcacatgggaacaaatgatatagcTAGACTCTcactggaatgtatcaagggagactatgccaggctggggaagacgcttaaaaAAATGGATGCTCAAGTGATCTTTAATGGGATTCTAcctgtccctagaggaggagGACGAAggtgagacaagattatgatgatcaatagatggctcaggcagtggtgctataaggaggactttgggatgtttgaccactgggaggcattcatggacagagaactgttctcatgggatggaatCAACTTGAGttgggagggaaatagacttttGGGAtagaggttggcacaactgattaaaagagctttaaactaggaacttggGGGAGAcggttgggagatgctcatgtaatcgcCACAcctgattttaacattgagaatgaggaaaatcaagtaagaaaggatacagcaatggagaaaggaacaacagtGGGTAAGCGAATGGCCATTAAGAGGAAAGATAGTGCCGATACCAATGAAACCAACAGTCAGTAATAGCAATACTGGCAGTAAAATGACTGTATCTAACCAGGCAAGAAATCTGGGTGAAGCCAAGCAGCAACAATTAAAATTTTTGTACATCTTGCAAGGAGCCtgagtaacaaaatggaggaactagaactactggtgcaggaagtgaaaccggATATTATAGGACAAcataaacatggtggaatagtagtcaagACTGGAGTACAGGATTTGAAGGATATATGCAGTTCAGataagacagaaataaagggaaatatggtggagtagtattgtatattaatgatgaggtagactgtaatgaaattagaagtgatggaatggataagacagagtctgtttaggccaaaatcactttggggaagaaagctacacACTTGGgctagtgcttggggtatgctacagacccccaggatccaatttggatattCATAGAggcctctttaatgtttttaatgaaataaatatactGGAAATTGTGTGATTgagggagactttaacttcccagatatagattggaggacaagcgCTACCAATAatagtagggcccagattttcctggatgtgatagctgacagatttcttcaccaaatagtcatcGAAGCAACAAGAGGTgaggccattttagatttggtattggtgagtagtgaggacctcatagaaaaacTGGGTGTAGGGGACCTAGATTCAAGTGATCATGCATTCATTCAGtctaaactaaatggaaggataaacaaaaatagatctgcaactagggtcccTGATTTCAAAAGGACAAACTTTTGAAACTTTTGATGTGAAATTCAGGCCTAGTCAGGAAAGATTTCACAGCACTTTTTTCCAAGATTAGGAAGGTTGGCACCAGTTTCCTGTCCAAATCTCAAATTGGGCAATTACATTCTGTCTAGCTAAATTTCCCCTGTAGTTTCAATTGGAGAAGTCATGCTTCATTCCCTTCCTAAAACTGTGTACTGTAGCTGGGAAAGAATAACTGCGTTGTTGGACCCAGACATGGCTGCATTTCCATGGCATGAAATGACATAGTGAGAGCATTCTGCATTGCTCAGCAGAAGACCTAGAGTCCCATCTTGCAAGATGCCAAGTGCTCACAAATCCTACAAAGTCAATGCAATTCTAGGGCACTCAGCCCCTCACATGATCAATACTCTATGCACTTTCCAATCTTACACTTTCTTTTTTGACTGATGGGTTTGCTAGGGAATTCCATTCAGCCCTCATTAGAGGCATAAAGGCTATGACACAGCTGCATGGGGAGGATTGCTATGAAGTTAGAGGAAAATGAGGGTCTCTGTGGAGCTCCACTAGGGAAACAGATGGATCCATGTGAGTATAGAAAAAGATAATGAGTCTTTGACATTGCTAAACTGAGCCATGCATCTGTACTCATGTTGCAGATTGTTCCAAAACAATCAATTCTGACCATTGGAAACCAGTATGTCAATTTATAGTGTGGCCtccaaaacacacagaaaataatTTCACACATCTCAAAGCCAGCCAAAGCATTTCCACTTATTCCCAGAGCCAGACAAGAGCTTCTCTATGAAATAGCTGTGGGCTACCCAAGAAGTCTCAGCTTTTTAAGTAGTGAATTGATGGCTACATTCAACAGTTCACTGCAGCAGTTTATAATCCGGACATAAACCTACaggatttatttttacagtgcatctAAAGTAGACACAAGTATATTCTCTCACTCATTCTCTCTCAGGCAAAGTCTGAGGACACAACTGAACATAAACTGCTGGGCTGGACAGTGCTCAAAGACTGTCAGGTGCTTGTTTTAATATTCAGAATTCATATTCCAAGAATGTCAGTGCACATCTTCAGAATTTCACTCTACATCCATGTGCCACTGCACATATATCCTGCTGTTACAGGCCCCAGCTTGAGAGCCTGACTCCTATAAAGACTCATGCCCTCAACTCGGCAGATCTATGGTCCTGACTAAGATGTCAGCCATTGCACAAAGACAGGGGTTGGCAACATGTCCGTGGTAAAAATTTTGAGGTCTGTGGGGGTGCTCACCTAAGGCAACTCCCCGCTAGTGGCTCCCTGTCCCTGCTGGTGGTGGCAGAggcgcggccaggtggctctgcatgctgcctctgtccCCGGTCCATgagtgctgactctgcagctaccagcccattggctgggaaccatggccaatgggagctgcggggcagcacctgcagacagggcagtgctcagagccacctggccatgcctccatgtaggcgctggagggggaacatgccactgcttctggaaactgcttgaggtaagcaccacctggagtgtgcaccctgatcccctcctgagccccaatcccctgccccaatcctagccccaatccccctcccatccttcaatccccttgatcccagcctggagcaccctcctgcacccaaaacccctcatccccagccccaccccagagcctgcacccacagctggagccctcacacatCCCCAACCCCGTGCTCCTGCCTGgtgccccctcccgcaccctggcccgaacccccacccacaccccaaacccctgcctcagcccagagcccactcctaCCCTCCGCCAATGTCTATCACTAAGTccggtaattttgtcaagtgtccatCGTGCAACATGGTAGTGTTGACCCCTGCACAAAGATCCCTCCAGAGCACACAATCCTCAGAAGTTGACTATATTTCCTATCTAATAAAAAAAGCAATAGGTAGAGACAAAGTCCGGATAATCAGAGCATGAGACAAAACCTAACAGCTGGGTCCCCCTCACCTCCCAGCTTTTCACCAACTCTCTGTCTTTCATGAACAGACTTTCTTCTAccgtaaaaaagaaaagtacttgtggcaccttagggactaacaaatttatttgagcataagctttcgtgagctacagctcacttcattggatgcatgatattggatgtagctcacgaaagcttatgctaaaataaatttgttagtctctaaagtgccacaagtactccttttcttttttgcgtatacagactaatacagctgctactctgaaacatcttctACCGTATTCTTCCCAATCCCTATTTATAAAGTTCTGTAGGtggtacaaatattttaattcacattTATCTTAGCGGTTAATCCTCAGGTGAGGTGACTGGGGAAGAAGCCGATAACTGAGGATGGGTGAAGCAGGTGAGGCTGGCAGCATTCTCCAGGGTGCTTTATTCCAGTGTATGGTTCTCCTATTGGTGAAGGAAATGGTGCACAATCGCACTAGGTCTCACGCTGTGTCTCGGTCACCCTACCATTCAATAACCCCACTGATACTCTCAGTAACCTTCCACACAGCCATTTACTCACCCCACTAATCCAGCCGCCACCACCAcaactcactcactcactcaattACCACTGCAACCAGTCACCCACCACACGCACAACCCTACTTCCACCACTCGCTCCTCTCAGTCGCCCACGCTCAGCTCCACAAAGGGACATAAGCATTGCGATGCTCAGTATCACAAGGCCTAACTTTTAGGAGCCAAGAAAGCCACAGGATCACACTGTGATCAACAAAGCCTGAGACAGGCACCTAGGTTCCCCTATACAATGACTAGGGGAGAGACAGACACCTCCAAATGCAATCcagaaaagccagcatgctaggacagaggtgggcaaattacggcccaTAGGCCACATCCGGtccatgggactgtcctgcccagcccttgagctcctggccggggaggctagtcccctgCAGTTACACTGCTGCGTGGGGAGCACGGCTGGCTCTGGCGAggcggcagggctgcgagctcctgctgctctgagcggcatggtaagggggcaatGTGTGGGGggcttggataaggggcaggggatcccgggggagggggcacttaggcgacagggagcagggggtggttggatggggtggaggttctgcgggggaggagggtcaGGAGACGGTGAACAGGGGGTTAGATAGACGTGGAaatcccagggggcctgtcagggtgggggtgtggacaggggtcagggcagtcaggggacagggaacagtggggggttggttagggggtggggtcccgggaggcCTATCAggtgtcaggggtgtggataggggtcagggggccagtcaggggacatggagcaggaggggttggatggatcaggggttttgaggggggcagtcagggggtgggaagtgggaggggccagacagtttggggaggcacagccttccctacccagccctccatacagttttgcaccctgatgtggccctcaggccaaaaagtttgcccacccctgtgctaggagCTGCCTAAGCCAGCCAAcaggagatgctgatgagagggggCTGTCCTGAGCCCCACCTCTCTCACAATGTTGGGCACTTAATTTCAGGCACTTATCTCTGCAGTGACCCTCAGCCAGGAACACCTCTCCTAGAGTCAGGCAGCCAAGGTGCCTAAGTCAGTCTTTGTGAGAATGAGTCAGGCACCAGCCTCACTCTACACAAAACAACCAGAAGAGGTAGTGCAGGTGCCAACCTTTTAAGTTTTAGTCTAGTGATCAGAGCGCTTCCCTgccagacctgggttcaattcctccctctaTCAGAGTAGGAGAAAAGAACCTGCTACCTCTCAAGCTAGTGCAACCATTGAGCAATGAGAcagtctgatgtggggctccctcagtctttcctgctgaagctgttccactgtggataaataatcaAAGAATGACTAGGccagagagagagcgcgagagagcgagagagagagcaataGGACAACAATGACTCTGTGGCCTAATGTTTAAGGGAACCCAcagaggaggtgggagacccagggtacAGGACCCCTGCTCCAATGGCTTTTTaggtatttatccacagtggaacaacatcaacaggagagactgagggaatcCCCACATCAGACTGTCTCATAATTCAGTGGTTAGCGCaccctcctgagaggtgggagactcctgttcaaattctttctccccctcaggcagagaggggaattgaacctgggttacCCATAGCCCAGATGAGTGCGGTAACCATTGGGTTACAAGGTGGGCAGTAGCAGCACCTTCTCCTCTGGTGACCAGATTTTTGAATGGGACCAGATCTGGTGGGCATCCTCTGAGTATGAGAAAGGCAGGTAAATACCGATCTTCCCCCATTTTGtggatcactctggggcttaggtgggagagtGGCATCCGGACACCTAGAGTGTGCAGGGTATGCCTGGAAGTAGAAACTTAGGCGCTTCTGGAGATTTTCCCTTAAAacataggtgctgagtgagtttaggtgcctatagGGTTACATGGGAATTTTGTGGATAGCAGTAGAGCCAAACctgggatttaggtgtctaatccCCAATATGTACCACATCACAACACACAAATAGCTCACTCTCTCACTCACCCCTCTCAATCACCCCACCACACACGCCCTCTCTCCACCACTCCCTCCTCTCAGTCACCCACCACTACTCTTCACTCACATTACTTTGCTGATTGCTCTCCCTGATAGTGGGAGAAGGAtcttctcctcttctcccacaaGTGGAAGGGGAGCAGGAGCTATGGGAATCGTCTCCCTTGATTCCTTGCAGGATGCAAGAGCTTCTTCTCCTCATCCCAAGAGAGTGCAAGAAGGCTTCTTCAGCCCCATCTTTCTTCCCTGTCCATCACAAAGGGCCTGGGTCTTCAATTTCACATCTGCCTGTACGCCTCTCTTCCCCAGAGCCAGCAAGTCCTTGACTGCCTGAAACATGCCAGGGGAGAGAAAGGATTCAGCCACCCCTTGCTgctacttgattttaaaaaaacttgttcAGATTAAGTGGGCTGGGCAGCACACAGGTTAGTGAAATAAGACGAAGTGAGTCCATGGGCAGCTTCTGAGCAGGTTACTAATTTGGAAGTAGTTACCATTTTTGTGCTTACCAATCATGGTCTCATCTGTGCTATCTCATCTCTGCAGCTTTCTGTGCACTTTTGTCCAAATGTCAGTCCTGCTGATAATAGCAAAGCTCTGACCAATTTTGATGGGAGCAACATTTGACCTTTGATTCATGAAGATCTGGGATATTGACATGAAAAATAAACAATTCTCCACCCCACATTTGAATATAAAAAACAGCTGCTGTTTATAATCTATTCCACAGATCCCTGACAACCTGGAATGATAGATACAGATATAGACACAAGCATTTCagcatgtatatgtgtgtgtgtgtgtgtgtgtgtatgtatatatacaggtTGTCAGGGAACTGTGGACTAAATTATAAACAGGTGTTTCTTATATTCAGACATGGGTTggctatttgtttatttttcataataataTCCCaaagcaaaatgtattatttgttaATCATATatgtctctcccttttttaaCAATAATGTTCCTGCTTCTGTCTCCATTCAGAGCTCAAGAGGAAAACGTGACTATGATGTTTGCCTACGGTATGGATAATAGCAAAGGTTCTTTTGTTATCCCAACAGTCCTGCTACCATTACAGAACAACAGCCGCTCTGAAACCTCTATGTCTCTGGCAAGCCATAAGATGACAGACGTATCCATGGAATACAGAGCCAAGAGGAACAGTACTGTCTTGCAGTATGAACTGAGACCAGGGGAAATAGTAGCAGCCAGCACGGTTTTTGGAGCATTATGGCTGTTCTCTGTCTTTGGAAATTCCCTCGTTTGCTTAGTGATCCACCGGAGCAGGAGGACTCAGTCTACCACCAACTACTTTGTGGTCTCCATGGCTTGTGCCGATCTCCTCATTAGCATGACGAGTGCTCCGTTTGTGCTGCTCCAGTTTACATTTGGCAGGTGGACACTTGGGAGCGTTATGTGCAAGCTAGTGAGATATTTTCAGTATCTCACTCCCGGTGTCCAGATCTACGTGCTGCTGTCTATCTGCGTAGATAGGTTCTACACAATTGTCTATCCTCTGAGTTTCAAAGTGTCCAGAGAAAAAGCCAAGAAAATGATTGCAGCATCTTGGATCTTTGATGCCGCTTTTGTGTCCCCAGCTTTCTATTTCTATGGCTCCAGCTGGGACAACCATTGCAACTTTTTTCTCCCCTATTCTTGGGATGGAGCTGTCTACAGCACCATCCATCTTTTGGTGAGTTTTTTGATTCCATCCATTTTCATCATCCTATTTTACCAAAAGGTCATCAAATACATTTGGAGGATAGGAACTGATGGCAGAACAGTCAGGCGGACCATGAATATAGTCCCAAGGACAAAAGTGAAAACCATCAAGATGTTCCTGATGTTAAATTTAGTATTTCTGCTATCATGGCTCCCTTTTTACGTGGTACAGCTGTGGCACCCACAGGAGACAGACTACAGAAAGAGTTCTTTGGTTTTCATGACTATCACTTGGATATCCTTTAGTTCGTCAGCCTCTAAGCCCATCCTGTACTCAGTGTATAATGCAAACTTCAGAAAAGGGATGAAAGAAACATTTTGCATGTCCTCCATGAAATGCTACCGAAGCAATGCATACACCATCACCACCAGTTCAAGGATAGCCAAAAAAAATTACGTTGGAATCTCAGAAATCCCTGCCCCAACCAAAACTGTAACCAAAGACTCAATCTATGATTCATTtgacagagaagcaaaggaaaaaaagcttGCTTGGCCTATTAATTCGAACCCACCAAATACATTTGTCTAATTGATTTGAATAATTATTATGCACCACTAGGTCTCTTTTTTGAAAAGacatatatttacatatttttgcatACAATTTAAAGGGAGACAAAATATGCTTTATTTTATGAAATGCATTGATTTTCTTgtatacagtattttttttaattttagttacATTCTGCTTTTTGGAACAATTATCCTAGAACCATGAACAGTCTTTTCAAAAATCTCATACTAcctatatgtaaataaaataaaaactgctttTTACTACTGCATGTTGACCACTCTGTATAAACGCTTGAAGCCACCCAAGTCCATATAGACTACCTTTTGGTTACTATCCTAATGAGATGTTGTTGGagtgtgttttttctctttgtgGGTGAGATCTTAGGAAGTGTTCAGCttagcttaactttgctttaatgGTAAAACTCATACTGACTTCAAGAGTAGAGTTAGCCCAGTGCTAAATGCTTTTGAATATCCCCCTGCCTGTATCTAAAGGGCTCCTGTTGCTTTTCATGCCTtagaaaaatctctcttttgtCTTGGGTGCATTGGCTTCTTAATATTTCTATGAGACATTTCCTCCCATCACACACCCACATGTTGGGCTATGAAAGAAAGGCAATCCAAGGTCCGCATCCTTCAAACACTTACACGGGTGAGTGACTTTGCACATGAGACTAGTATCGTTGAGTTCAATGGAACtgctcacatgtgtaaagttactcatggATCAGGGCTCAAGCACCATGTGTTCCAGGGGAATTAGCATTTGGATCAAGGTTTTGAATAAGTaaaaccaaaactaaaaacaGAAATTCAGTGCATATTAGTGCAATAAATTTGCGTCAGGAGGTGGGGCCAGAGTGTGGGTTTTTATTATATCTTTGTGCAGCAGCTTACACAATGGGGTCCAGTCCCTAGCTGGAGTCTCTAGGTCCTACCGTGATGCAAATTATTATTAGAGAGACTAAATTGCCAGACCCAAGCATCCATGGTGTTCACTGGAggtgttttaaaagcaaattccATCACTCAAATATGTTTTATAAGTATGTGTTGTCCTAAAAGCTTTGTACACATTCTGAGTGGGAAAGGAATTGTTCTGATGCCTCAGAAaccctttccttctctctgtcAAGTCTTGACCCCCTGCTACCaaagaaggaggaagagggatgAATAACAGGTCAGGGTCAATGACACTTCTAGGATCAGAGGATGTCACTAGAGAATGATGCAACGTGCTTCTGTCCATCctgttttttacacacacacacacacacacacccctgctttCTGAATAGTTTTCCCAGGATCATGAAGCCCAAGACTGAACTTGACTCCCCTGACATTTTGGCTCACATTAAAAATGATCCCTGCATATCTATGACTCATAGTGATGAAAAACAGGCTAGCATCCTTCATCATATATAAGAGTATCAGCTTCCATAGCCCTATTATAATAATACACActtctacagcacctttcatccaaggatgcAAAAATGCTTTGCACAAGAGGCTTACaaatattattctcattttataagTGGGGAAAACTAAGGCAAAGAATACATTTGAAGTTACTGACTGCAAGTaattggaaaaactggaaagaaaccCACATTTCtttgctccctgttccctgctctaaccactagacttgCTGGCTCCCTGGCAAATATGACATTGTCGAGATACTTGAGCTATATAGGTTACATTGTCAGCCCTGTGTCCATT
Proteins encoded in this window:
- the GPR19 gene encoding probable G-protein coupled receptor 19 isoform X1, which gives rise to MTGDSLLRRTDRPVTRAVLENRKVCCLARIKIRDVVLRLKKNLMGARKNPLIPPHMGTNDIARLSLECIKGDYARLGKTLKKMDAQVIFNGILPVPRGGGRRAQEENVTMMFAYGMDNSKGSFVIPTVLLPLQNNSRSETSMSLASHKMTDVSMEYRAKRNSTVLQYELRPGEIVAASTVFGALWLFSVFGNSLVCLVIHRSRRTQSTTNYFVVSMACADLLISMTSAPFVLLQFTFGRWTLGSVMCKLVRYFQYLTPGVQIYVLLSICVDRFYTIVYPLSFKVSREKAKKMIAASWIFDAAFVSPAFYFYGSSWDNHCNFFLPYSWDGAVYSTIHLLVSFLIPSIFIILFYQKVIKYIWRIGTDGRTVRRTMNIVPRTKVKTIKMFLMLNLVFLLSWLPFYVVQLWHPQETDYRKSSLVFMTITWISFSSSASKPILYSVYNANFRKGMKETFCMSSMKCYRSNAYTITTSSRIAKKNYVGISEIPAPTKTVTKDSIYDSFDREAKEKKLAWPINSNPPNTFV
- the GPR19 gene encoding probable G-protein coupled receptor 19 isoform X2; the protein is MMFAYGMDNSKGSFVIPTVLLPLQNNSRSETSMSLASHKMTDVSMEYRAKRNSTVLQYELRPGEIVAASTVFGALWLFSVFGNSLVCLVIHRSRRTQSTTNYFVVSMACADLLISMTSAPFVLLQFTFGRWTLGSVMCKLVRYFQYLTPGVQIYVLLSICVDRFYTIVYPLSFKVSREKAKKMIAASWIFDAAFVSPAFYFYGSSWDNHCNFFLPYSWDGAVYSTIHLLVSFLIPSIFIILFYQKVIKYIWRIGTDGRTVRRTMNIVPRTKVKTIKMFLMLNLVFLLSWLPFYVVQLWHPQETDYRKSSLVFMTITWISFSSSASKPILYSVYNANFRKGMKETFCMSSMKCYRSNAYTITTSSRIAKKNYVGISEIPAPTKTVTKDSIYDSFDREAKEKKLAWPINSNPPNTFV